Proteins co-encoded in one Streptomyces roseochromogenus subsp. oscitans DS 12.976 genomic window:
- a CDS encoding AfsR/SARP family transcriptional regulator produces the protein MDLRAAWAAARQIISGLSELPDDFEPLIEELSRELLPGWPDEWLTTERDRWNQLRQHALESLAQQFRSAGHYLPALQTALAAIEIDPIRETGHRIVIDVHAAEGNLACAVKRYEDYRALLRRELGVAPSAQMTQLIRDLVST, from the coding sequence GTGGACCTGCGCGCCGCGTGGGCGGCGGCTCGGCAGATCATCTCGGGTCTGAGCGAACTCCCCGATGACTTCGAGCCGTTGATCGAGGAACTGTCCAGGGAGCTGCTGCCCGGCTGGCCTGATGAATGGCTGACGACGGAGCGCGACCGCTGGAACCAGCTGCGCCAGCACGCCCTCGAAAGTCTGGCCCAGCAATTCCGCTCAGCGGGGCACTACTTACCCGCGCTCCAGACCGCGCTGGCAGCCATCGAGATCGACCCGATCCGCGAAACCGGCCACCGCATCGTGATCGACGTGCACGCCGCCGAAGGCAACCTCGCCTGCGCGGTCAAGCGCTACGAGGACTACCGGGCGCTGCTCCGCAGGGAACTGGGGGTCGCCCCGTCCGCACAGATGACGCAGCTCATCAGGGATCTCGTGTCGACCTAG
- a CDS encoding S8 family serine peptidase, which yields MEARSILGDPAVVGGLLGDPRVCVAVLDGPVDLGHPCFAGADVRVLPTLVRDPAGSGPMALHGTHVTSLLFGQPSGPVTGVVPRCRGLLLPVFPDDTRTRVRQLDLARAIEQAVQAGAHIINISGGERTPDGLPDPMLERALKLCDDHRVLVVAAVGNDGCDCLQAPAATASVLAVGGLGADGAPLEINNWGPAYRVNGVLAPGEGIRGAAPGGGVRALTGSSFATPLVSGLAALLVADQLRQGLPPDPRAAGQAILATATATACRPDDAPHCRRFLAGTVSAPRAFRLIAAAQPQPATARPAAAAVAPQPYEGGAFDGSDGEGASEMDSDRQYWDAAHGAASMSRAVPGEGLHAAAGTPWPADGGIRAAASTLPPPDGGMQAAGNTLPPPDGGTTPPSPAAPPQPSPAAPPPPAIPPRPVGDPGVLASCACGCGGGPGCSEADGGVGPAAAQPPAHTPRTPAPGVVPADTAPAGAVPPAHLRSEPEARLQPSGLPGGPEGGALQPPSPELPGPASPHPAPGVRPACACATGTSGTALVYAIGTVGFDYTTEARRDSFRQAMPFVDDGQDDQGRPRTKQPDVYDPAQLRDYLITAPWAANNLAWTLMVDGAPVYALEAEPAIGMEYGETFDEERVRGAASDPSGLADLLVELARPPVSTVYRTFRDAIVGEALKPEDKNFVSLVSIPGVLTDRTTRLFSGQVVPVVEVKSRGLYTWNEAALVEDVIATVMADNARRNVDLSEDTLRKTVRALLDKLYYQFRNLGQTDADRALNYAGTNAFLLTSSFADGLLGAKYVPGDEDRFYSLDTITVSKSTYCRESSVCYDVVTTFFDPENELRSRLSFLQTIDVSIETPVSVAPVHQFLGAM from the coding sequence ATGGAAGCGCGTTCGATCCTCGGGGACCCCGCCGTCGTCGGCGGCCTCCTGGGTGATCCGCGTGTGTGCGTGGCGGTGCTCGACGGTCCGGTGGACCTCGGCCACCCCTGCTTCGCCGGTGCCGACGTCCGTGTCCTGCCCACCCTGGTGCGGGACCCGGCAGGCTCGGGTCCGATGGCGTTGCACGGAACCCACGTCACGAGCCTGCTGTTCGGGCAGCCCTCCGGCCCGGTGACGGGCGTCGTACCCCGGTGCCGCGGTCTGCTGCTGCCGGTGTTCCCCGACGACACCCGGACCCGGGTACGCCAACTGGACCTCGCTCGCGCGATCGAGCAGGCGGTCCAGGCCGGGGCGCACATCATCAACATCAGCGGAGGCGAACGCACCCCCGACGGCCTGCCCGACCCGATGCTGGAACGGGCGCTGAAGCTGTGCGACGACCACCGCGTCCTCGTCGTCGCCGCCGTGGGCAACGACGGCTGCGACTGCCTCCAGGCCCCCGCCGCCACCGCATCGGTCCTCGCAGTGGGCGGGTTGGGCGCCGACGGCGCACCCCTGGAGATCAACAACTGGGGGCCGGCCTATCGCGTCAATGGGGTGCTGGCGCCGGGCGAGGGCATCCGGGGCGCCGCCCCGGGCGGCGGCGTCCGCGCCCTGACCGGGAGCAGCTTCGCCACGCCCCTCGTGTCCGGCCTCGCCGCGCTGCTGGTCGCGGACCAACTGCGACAGGGGCTGCCACCGGACCCCAGGGCGGCCGGCCAGGCGATCCTCGCCACGGCCACCGCCACCGCGTGCCGGCCCGACGACGCCCCGCACTGCCGACGTTTCCTCGCCGGAACGGTGTCCGCCCCACGGGCCTTCCGGCTCATCGCGGCCGCACAGCCGCAACCCGCCACGGCACGGCCCGCCGCCGCTGCCGTGGCACCGCAGCCATATGAGGGGGGCGCGTTCGATGGATCCGATGGAGAAGGAGCGAGCGAGATGGACAGTGACCGCCAGTACTGGGACGCAGCACACGGTGCCGCGAGCATGAGCCGTGCCGTACCGGGAGAAGGGCTGCACGCGGCAGCGGGCACGCCTTGGCCGGCCGACGGAGGGATACGGGCGGCAGCGAGCACGCTTCCCCCGCCCGACGGAGGGATGCAGGCGGCAGGGAACACCCTTCCGCCGCCCGACGGCGGCACGACCCCGCCCTCTCCCGCCGCCCCGCCCCAGCCCTCTCCCGCCGCCCCGCCCCCGCCCGCCATTCCGCCCCGGCCCGTCGGGGACCCCGGCGTTCTCGCCTCGTGCGCCTGCGGATGCGGAGGGGGGCCGGGCTGTTCGGAAGCAGACGGCGGCGTGGGACCCGCCGCCGCACAGCCCCCAGCACACACACCGCGGACCCCGGCCCCCGGCGTCGTACCGGCGGACACCGCACCAGCCGGTGCGGTCCCGCCCGCTCATCTTCGGTCCGAGCCCGAAGCCCGGCTCCAGCCCTCGGGCCTTCCGGGCGGGCCCGAGGGCGGAGCCCTCCAGCCGCCGTCCCCCGAACTGCCCGGGCCCGCGAGCCCCCACCCCGCACCCGGCGTGCGCCCAGCGTGCGCCTGCGCGACCGGTACATCCGGCACAGCGCTGGTCTACGCGATCGGCACCGTCGGATTCGACTACACGACCGAAGCCCGTCGGGACAGCTTCCGTCAGGCGATGCCCTTCGTCGACGACGGGCAGGACGACCAGGGACGCCCGCGCACCAAGCAGCCGGACGTCTACGACCCCGCCCAGCTGCGCGACTACCTGATCACGGCCCCCTGGGCGGCGAACAACCTCGCCTGGACCCTGATGGTCGACGGCGCACCGGTCTACGCGCTGGAGGCCGAACCGGCCATCGGCATGGAGTACGGCGAGACCTTCGACGAGGAGCGGGTACGCGGCGCGGCCTCGGACCCCTCCGGCCTGGCGGACCTGCTGGTCGAACTCGCGCGCCCGCCCGTCTCCACGGTCTACCGGACGTTCCGGGACGCCATCGTCGGCGAGGCGCTGAAGCCGGAGGACAAGAACTTCGTCTCCCTCGTGTCCATCCCCGGTGTGCTGACCGACCGCACCACACGCCTGTTCAGCGGACAGGTCGTGCCTGTGGTCGAGGTGAAGAGCCGCGGACTCTACACCTGGAATGAGGCGGCCCTGGTCGAGGACGTCATCGCCACCGTGATGGCCGACAACGCGCGGCGCAACGTCGACCTGAGCGAGGACACGCTCCGCAAGACCGTACGCGCCCTGCTGGACAAGCTCTACTACCAGTTCCGCAACCTCGGGCAGACCGACGCGGACCGGGCCCTGAACTACGCCGGCACCAACGCGTTCCTGCTCACCAGCTCCTTCGCCGACGGGTTGCTGGGTGCGAAGTACGTCCCCGGCGACGAGGACCGCTTCTACTCCCTGGACACCATCACGGTCAGCAAGAGCACGTACTGCCGGGAGAGTTCGGTCTGCTACGACGTCGTGACGACCTTCTTCGACCCGGAGAACGAGCTGCGTTCACGGCTGTCCTTCCTGCAGACGATCGACGTCAGCATCGAGACCCCGGTCAGCGTGGCACCGGTCCACCAGTTCCTGGGCGCCATGTGA
- a CDS encoding hemopexin repeat-containing protein yields the protein MPALRTAIAWPNDKTYLFFDDDTYTRYDTVTGSLEQGGLSVPAQWTGLPRSPGAFVWWGAGKAYAFTGGTYVRYDEPGDRADPDYLPPNPPFTVAGNWPGLPAAWQPGFDTAVNWGTGKLYFFKGDSYLRYDITADRADDGYPLPISGNWPGLFPQDLTAAVYSGGRHAYFFRGDDYQRYDVDADTVDDSGTLATLHLDPAPGGGVQPARLLTPEQAGRLTTDLIARGVLTLQGGGTPAVGQRVAVQPPTLGPVRYTNALNPAAGFFDNVDQRMLIALYRLTRWIDASAPDVTELRHLGIGHGNGPPNDCHNQGRALDLSGIAGTLDGTPFTKSILQDWGNLPPRPGSAVRIAPSVDALAYQLFSTAYRFAVHECEANGIGTGNKWPMPPLGDSGFVIYPDYGGDPALRQAHQNHIHMQVGKTRA from the coding sequence ATGCCCGCCCTGCGCACGGCCATCGCCTGGCCCAACGACAAGACGTACCTCTTTTTCGACGACGACACCTACACCCGCTACGACACGGTCACCGGCTCCCTCGAACAGGGCGGGCTGAGCGTCCCCGCGCAGTGGACCGGTCTCCCCCGGTCACCCGGCGCGTTCGTGTGGTGGGGCGCGGGCAAGGCCTACGCGTTCACCGGCGGCACCTACGTCCGCTACGACGAGCCCGGCGACCGGGCCGACCCCGACTACCTGCCCCCCAACCCGCCCTTCACGGTGGCCGGGAACTGGCCCGGGCTGCCCGCCGCCTGGCAGCCGGGTTTCGACACGGCGGTGAACTGGGGCACGGGCAAGCTGTACTTCTTCAAGGGCGACTCCTACCTGCGCTACGACATCACCGCCGACCGTGCCGACGACGGCTACCCCCTCCCGATCTCCGGCAACTGGCCCGGCCTCTTCCCTCAGGACCTCACCGCCGCCGTGTACTCCGGCGGCCGGCACGCGTACTTCTTCCGCGGCGACGACTACCAGCGGTACGACGTCGATGCGGACACCGTGGACGACAGCGGCACCCTGGCGACCCTGCACCTCGACCCGGCCCCCGGCGGCGGCGTACAGCCGGCCCGGCTGCTGACCCCGGAGCAGGCGGGCCGGCTGACGACCGACCTGATCGCCCGCGGCGTCCTGACCCTCCAGGGCGGAGGGACACCGGCTGTGGGCCAACGGGTCGCGGTCCAGCCGCCCACCCTCGGCCCGGTCCGCTACACCAACGCCCTCAATCCCGCGGCCGGCTTCTTCGACAACGTCGACCAGCGGATGCTCATCGCCCTGTACCGCCTGACCCGCTGGATCGACGCCTCGGCCCCGGACGTGACCGAGCTGCGCCATCTCGGCATCGGCCACGGCAACGGCCCGCCCAACGACTGCCACAACCAGGGCCGCGCTCTGGATCTCTCGGGCATCGCCGGCACCTTGGACGGCACCCCCTTCACCAAGTCGATCCTCCAGGACTGGGGCAACCTGCCGCCCCGGCCCGGCAGCGCCGTACGCATCGCCCCGTCCGTCGACGCCCTGGCCTACCAGCTGTTCTCCACGGCCTACCGCTTCGCCGTCCACGAGTGCGAGGCCAACGGCATCGGCACCGGAAACAAGTGGCCCATGCCCCCGCTCGGCGACAGCGGCTTCGTCATCTACCCCGACTACGGCGGCGACCCCGCGCTGCGGCAGGCGCACCAGAACCACATCCATATGCAGGTCGGCAAGACGAGAGCCTGA
- a CDS encoding gamma-glutamylcyclotransferase family protein — MNPREPRGPEGPLPFFVYGTLRPGEANHDLFLRGRTAAEEGARLPGAALYDGPGFPYAVEEPGRAVVSGELVTALPEAHDQLLAELDQLEEYVPGDPRNLYERVARDVVRTADGTPVRAWVYLAAPRMADRLRARGTRIESGDWAARR; from the coding sequence GTGAACCCGCGAGAGCCGAGGGGGCCCGAGGGCCCGCTGCCCTTCTTCGTCTACGGCACGCTCCGCCCCGGCGAGGCGAACCACGACCTGTTCCTGCGAGGCCGCACCGCGGCGGAGGAAGGGGCCCGCCTGCCCGGCGCGGCGCTCTACGACGGCCCCGGCTTTCCGTACGCCGTCGAGGAGCCCGGTCGAGCGGTCGTCAGCGGGGAACTGGTCACCGCGCTGCCCGAGGCTCATGACCAGTTGCTCGCCGAGCTGGACCAGCTGGAGGAGTACGTGCCCGGCGACCCACGCAACCTCTACGAGCGTGTCGCCCGGGACGTCGTACGCACCGCCGACGGCACCCCCGTCCGGGCCTGGGTCTACCTGGCCGCCCCACGCATGGCCGACCGCCTACGCGCCCGTGGCACGCGCATCGAGAGCGGCGACTGGGCGGCCCGGCGCTGA
- a CDS encoding arylamine N-acetyltransferase family protein — MSDSEQSEQFDLDAYLDRIGWRGGRRAGLETLRGVHLAHALSVPFENLDALSGRAPSLAPADLLAKMVHGRRGGYCYEHNTLLRLALEALGFPVTPLAGRVVLGAATPESRPRTHAMLRVTVPGEPEPYLADVGFGSIGALLAPVPLVTGVEPEGGGRRHRLMPLPHQGPLELWELQAYDRREREWAGQYAFTLEPFTARDFEVFNWYVSTNPRSPFTQRAFLQRTTAGRHLSLDGSLLTETRADGTVAERKLTNEAEARRVAAEEFGIAVPEGLPLLS; from the coding sequence ATGTCTGATTCTGAGCAGTCTGAGCAGTTCGACCTCGACGCCTATCTGGACCGCATCGGTTGGCGGGGCGGCCGGCGTGCGGGCCTGGAGACGCTGCGGGGTGTCCATCTGGCGCACGCGCTGTCCGTGCCCTTCGAGAACCTGGACGCCCTGTCCGGGCGGGCTCCCTCGCTCGCCCCGGCGGATCTGCTGGCCAAGATGGTCCACGGCAGGCGCGGCGGTTACTGCTACGAGCACAACACACTGCTCCGGCTGGCTCTGGAGGCGCTGGGGTTCCCGGTGACGCCGCTGGCCGGGCGGGTGGTGCTGGGCGCGGCAACCCCGGAGAGCCGGCCGCGGACCCATGCGATGCTGCGGGTCACGGTGCCGGGCGAGCCGGAACCGTATCTCGCGGACGTCGGCTTCGGTTCGATCGGGGCGCTGCTGGCGCCGGTGCCGCTGGTGACCGGCGTCGAGCCCGAGGGCGGCGGACGCCGGCACCGGCTGATGCCGCTGCCGCACCAGGGCCCGCTGGAGCTGTGGGAATTGCAGGCGTACGACCGGCGGGAGCGGGAGTGGGCCGGGCAGTACGCCTTCACACTGGAGCCGTTCACCGCGCGGGACTTCGAGGTGTTCAACTGGTACGTCAGCACCAACCCGCGCTCTCCGTTCACCCAGCGCGCCTTTCTGCAGCGCACCACCGCCGGGCGTCATCTGTCCCTGGACGGCAGCCTGTTGACCGAGACCCGCGCCGACGGCACGGTGGCCGAGCGCAAACTGACGAACGAGGCGGAGGCTCGGCGCGTCGCGGCGGAGGAGTTCGGGATCGCCGTACCCGAGGGGCTGCCACTGCTGAGCTGA
- a CDS encoding molybdopterin oxidoreductase family protein → MDTIASTPTHCPYCALQCGMNLTPLAAGGVEVAERPDFPVNRGALCGKGRTAAAVLSPAVRLTSPLVRSGGRLVETSWAAALDLLAERLGSTREAYGADALGVFGGGGLTNEKAYALGKFARVALGTSQIDYNGRFCMSSAAAAGTRAFGLDRGLPFPLEDIPRTGCVILVGSNLAETMPPSLRFFSELRENGGTLIVVDPRRTRTAEQADLHLAPRPGTDLALALGLLHLVVAEGRTDEEYIRERTTGWEEARAAAMALWPEQVERITGVSVPQLREAVRLFCAPESAMVLTARGPEQQSKGTDTVGAWINLCLATGRAGRPLSGYGCLTGQGNGQGGREHGQKADQLPGYRKLDDPEARAHVAGVWGVDPDALPGPGRSAYELLDALGTDIRALLLMGSNPVVSAPRAAHVEERLRSLDFLAVADVVLSETAELADVVLPVTQWAEETGTTTSLEGRVLLRRPAVAPPPGVRGDLYVLHELSARLGVEKGFPTDPEEVFEELRRASAGGPADYSGITYRRLAEETGVFWPCPESTDEVAHPGTPRLFLDRFATPDGRARFAAVAHRATAEEPDADYPLLLTTGRVVAQYQSGAQTRRVAELNAAAPGPFVELHPRLAARIGAAEGDPVTVTSRRGRATAPARISSAIRPDTVFMPFHWPGEGRANTLTNPALDPTSRMPEFKSCAVRVEVVGPPE, encoded by the coding sequence ATGGACACGATCGCCTCGACGCCCACCCACTGCCCGTACTGCGCCCTGCAGTGCGGAATGAACCTCACGCCCCTGGCGGCGGGGGGCGTCGAGGTCGCCGAGCGGCCGGACTTCCCGGTGAACCGGGGTGCGCTGTGCGGCAAGGGCCGGACGGCGGCCGCGGTGCTGTCACCGGCGGTGCGGCTGACCTCGCCGCTGGTGCGGTCCGGTGGCCGGCTGGTCGAGACGAGCTGGGCGGCGGCGCTGGACCTGCTCGCCGAGCGGCTCGGGAGTACGCGGGAGGCGTACGGCGCCGACGCGCTGGGCGTGTTCGGCGGGGGCGGGCTCACCAACGAGAAGGCGTACGCGCTCGGCAAGTTCGCGCGGGTGGCGCTGGGCACCTCGCAGATCGACTACAACGGCCGTTTCTGCATGTCGTCGGCCGCGGCGGCCGGGACGCGGGCGTTCGGTCTGGACCGGGGGCTGCCGTTCCCGCTGGAGGACATCCCGCGGACGGGGTGTGTGATCCTCGTGGGCTCCAATCTCGCCGAGACCATGCCGCCGTCTCTGCGGTTCTTCAGCGAACTGCGGGAGAACGGCGGCACGTTGATCGTCGTCGACCCGCGCCGGACGAGGACGGCCGAGCAGGCGGACCTGCATCTGGCGCCGCGCCCCGGCACCGATCTCGCGCTCGCCCTGGGTCTGTTGCACCTGGTGGTGGCCGAGGGGCGGACGGACGAGGAGTACATACGGGAGCGGACGACGGGCTGGGAGGAGGCCCGGGCGGCGGCGATGGCGCTCTGGCCGGAGCAGGTGGAGCGGATCACGGGGGTGTCCGTTCCCCAGCTCCGGGAGGCGGTACGGCTGTTCTGTGCGCCCGAGTCGGCGATGGTGCTCACCGCGCGCGGCCCGGAGCAGCAGTCCAAGGGCACGGACACGGTGGGCGCGTGGATCAACCTGTGCCTGGCGACCGGCCGCGCGGGCCGGCCGCTGTCCGGGTACGGCTGTCTGACCGGGCAGGGCAACGGGCAGGGCGGCCGCGAACACGGCCAGAAGGCCGACCAGTTGCCCGGCTACCGCAAGCTGGACGACCCGGAGGCGCGGGCGCACGTGGCCGGGGTGTGGGGCGTGGACCCGGATGCGCTCCCCGGGCCCGGCCGCAGCGCGTACGAGCTCCTCGACGCCCTCGGCACGGACATCCGGGCGCTGCTGCTGATGGGCTCCAACCCGGTGGTGTCGGCGCCCCGCGCGGCGCATGTCGAGGAGCGGCTGCGCTCGCTGGACTTCCTGGCGGTGGCCGACGTCGTCCTCTCGGAGACGGCGGAGCTGGCGGACGTCGTGCTGCCGGTCACCCAGTGGGCGGAGGAGACCGGCACGACGACCAGCCTGGAGGGCAGGGTCCTGCTGCGCCGGCCGGCGGTCGCTCCGCCGCCCGGGGTCCGCGGTGACCTGTACGTCCTGCACGAGCTGTCCGCCCGCCTCGGCGTCGAGAAGGGCTTCCCGACCGACCCCGAGGAGGTCTTCGAGGAGCTGCGCCGGGCCAGCGCGGGCGGCCCCGCGGACTACTCCGGGATCACCTACCGCCGGCTGGCGGAGGAGACCGGGGTGTTCTGGCCGTGCCCGGAGAGCACGGACGAGGTGGCCCACCCGGGCACGCCCCGCCTCTTCCTGGACCGCTTCGCGACGCCCGACGGCCGGGCCCGCTTCGCCGCCGTGGCCCATCGGGCGACGGCGGAGGAGCCGGACGCCGACTATCCGCTGCTGCTGACCACCGGCCGGGTCGTGGCGCAGTACCAGTCGGGGGCGCAGACGCGCCGGGTCGCCGAACTGAACGCGGCCGCGCCCGGCCCGTTCGTGGAGCTGCACCCGCGCCTCGCGGCCCGTATCGGCGCGGCCGAGGGCGACCCGGTGACCGTGACATCCCGCCGGGGCCGGGCCACCGCGCCCGCCCGGATCAGCTCCGCCATCCGCCCGGACACGGTCTTCATGCCGTTCCACTGGCCGGGCGAGGGCCGCGCCAACACCCTCACCAACCCGGCCCTCGACCCGACGTCCCGCATGCCGGAGTTCAAGTCGTGCGCGGTGCGGGTGGAGGTCGTAGGGCCACCGGAGTAG
- a CDS encoding SanA/YdcF family protein, with protein sequence MKIRRPRPPRTRQGQRRLVQAVMAGCVLALLPVTWLFVSTADRLRTTADAPRAQVAVVFGAGLWNGEPSPYLANRLDAAAKLYRAGRVEVVLVTGDNSRKDYDEPDAMRAYLTKHGVPERRIVSDYAGFDTWDSCVRARKIFGVDRAVLVSQGFHIRRAVALCRAAGVDSYGVGVDAKHDVTWYYGGTREVFAAGKAVLDAVFRPDPAFLGPKEPGVARALAAGR encoded by the coding sequence ATGAAGATCCGTCGACCGCGGCCGCCGCGCACCCGTCAGGGGCAGCGGCGGCTGGTACAGGCCGTGATGGCCGGGTGTGTGCTGGCGCTGCTGCCGGTGACCTGGCTGTTCGTGTCCACGGCGGACCGGCTGCGGACGACGGCGGACGCGCCGCGCGCTCAGGTCGCCGTGGTGTTCGGGGCCGGGCTGTGGAACGGGGAGCCGTCGCCGTATCTCGCGAACCGGCTGGACGCGGCGGCGAAGCTGTACCGGGCGGGGCGGGTCGAGGTCGTCCTGGTCACCGGGGACAACAGCCGCAAGGACTACGACGAGCCCGATGCCATGCGCGCTTACCTGACGAAGCACGGGGTGCCGGAGCGGCGGATCGTCAGCGACTACGCCGGGTTCGACACCTGGGACTCCTGTGTGCGGGCCAGGAAGATCTTCGGCGTGGACCGGGCCGTGCTGGTCAGCCAGGGTTTCCACATCCGGCGGGCGGTGGCGCTGTGCCGGGCGGCGGGGGTGGACTCGTACGGGGTCGGGGTCGACGCGAAACATGACGTGACCTGGTACTACGGCGGGACGCGCGAGGTGTTCGCGGCGGGCAAGGCGGTACTGGACGCGGTGTTCCGTCCGGATCCGGCGTTCCTCGGGCCGAAGGAGCCGGGGGTGGCGCGGGCGCTGGCCGCCGGGCGGTGA
- a CDS encoding sirohydrochlorin chelatase, producing MTASHPPRPESLVPLDSTAHLMNSIGNELAGQLRLVSPLGGRRPARPALVLVAHGSRDPRALQTVRTLRDRIGELRPGLPVHLGHIELNAPLLPDTLAALGDTPAVLVPLLLSRGYHVKQDIPAMAATAQARARTAPPLGPHPLLAEALYDRLLEAGWPSRMDDRARRSSAIVLAAAGSRDPDSATDTRAMARLLAARLGVPVIPAYASAASPNVPAAVRALAARGRHRVAIASYFTAPGRFATQCAEAAPWIAADPLGAHPAMARLIINRYEESLATRAREAA from the coding sequence ATGACGGCGTCGCATCCTCCCCGCCCCGAGTCCCTCGTCCCCCTCGACAGTACGGCGCACCTCATGAACAGCATCGGCAACGAGCTGGCCGGACAGCTGCGGCTCGTCTCCCCGCTCGGCGGCCGCCGCCCGGCCCGGCCCGCCCTCGTCCTGGTCGCCCACGGCAGCCGCGACCCCCGCGCGCTGCAGACCGTACGAACCCTGCGGGACCGCATAGGCGAGCTGCGCCCCGGCCTCCCCGTCCACCTCGGCCACATCGAACTGAACGCGCCCCTGCTCCCGGACACCCTCGCCGCCCTGGGCGACACCCCCGCCGTCCTGGTCCCGCTGCTCCTCTCCCGCGGCTACCACGTCAAGCAGGACATCCCCGCGATGGCCGCCACGGCACAGGCACGCGCACGCACGGCACCCCCACTCGGCCCGCACCCCCTCCTGGCGGAGGCCCTGTACGACCGCCTGCTGGAGGCCGGCTGGCCGAGCCGCATGGACGACCGCGCACGGCGGTCGAGCGCGATCGTCCTGGCCGCGGCCGGCTCCCGCGACCCCGACTCGGCAACGGACACCCGTGCCATGGCCCGCCTCCTCGCAGCCCGCCTCGGCGTCCCGGTGATCCCCGCCTACGCCTCGGCGGCGAGCCCGAACGTCCCGGCGGCCGTACGGGCGCTGGCGGCACGCGGCCGGCACCGGGTGGCGATCGCCTCGTACTTCACGGCCCCGGGCCGTTTCGCGACCCAGTGCGCGGAGGCGGCGCCATGGATCGCCGCGGATCCCCTGGGCGCCCACCCGGCGATGGCGCGCTTGATCATCAACCGCTACGAGGAGAGCCTTGCAACACGGGCGAGGGAGGCTGCCTAG
- a CDS encoding deoxyguanosinetriphosphate triphosphohydrolase produces MEGIALSYDPAALERYAPEPDKRPGRTAFQRDRARILHSAALRRLAGKTQVVTPGTRSQVWDASPRTRLTHSLECAQVGRELGAALGCDPDLVEAACLAHDLGHPPFGHNGEQALNAFADDCGGFEGNAQSLRLLTRIEPKRFTPEGSVGLNLTRAALDAATKYPWPRGAHPTDPASRKFGVYEDDRPVFDWVRAHAPGTRTCFEAQVMDWSDDVAYSVHDVEDGLHAGHIDPNCLHAEPERQEVFRVAIGRYVPAGTDPAELSAALDRLQDEEWWPHGYDGTAVAQARLKDATSQLIGRFCLAAEGATRAAYGSGRLTRYGAELVVPREARMECAVLKAVADRYVMQRAEQERLRADQRVIVAELAEALTARAPDGLDPQFRALFYGAGDDHTRKRVIVDQIASLTDASARSLHARLTGHM; encoded by the coding sequence ATGGAAGGCATCGCACTCAGCTACGACCCAGCCGCACTGGAACGTTACGCCCCCGAGCCGGACAAACGCCCCGGCCGCACCGCCTTCCAACGCGACCGCGCCCGCATCCTCCACTCCGCCGCCCTACGCCGCCTCGCGGGCAAAACACAGGTGGTCACCCCGGGAACCCGCAGCCAGGTCTGGGACGCCAGCCCCAGGACAAGGCTCACCCACTCCCTGGAGTGCGCCCAAGTCGGCCGGGAGCTGGGCGCGGCCCTCGGCTGTGACCCCGACCTCGTCGAAGCCGCCTGCCTGGCCCACGACCTCGGACACCCCCCTTTCGGCCACAACGGCGAACAGGCCCTGAACGCCTTCGCGGACGACTGCGGCGGCTTCGAGGGCAACGCCCAGTCCCTCAGACTCCTCACCCGCATCGAGCCCAAACGGTTCACCCCGGAGGGCTCCGTCGGCCTCAACCTCACCCGCGCCGCCCTCGACGCCGCCACCAAGTACCCCTGGCCGCGCGGCGCCCACCCCACCGACCCGGCTTCGCGCAAGTTCGGCGTCTACGAGGACGACCGCCCGGTGTTCGACTGGGTCAGAGCGCACGCCCCCGGCACCCGCACCTGCTTCGAGGCCCAGGTGATGGACTGGTCGGACGACGTGGCGTACTCGGTGCACGACGTCGAGGACGGCCTGCACGCCGGGCACATCGACCCCAACTGCCTGCACGCCGAGCCCGAGCGGCAGGAGGTGTTCCGGGTCGCCATCGGCCGGTACGTCCCCGCCGGCACCGACCCGGCCGAACTCTCCGCCGCCCTCGACCGGCTCCAGGACGAGGAGTGGTGGCCGCACGGCTACGACGGCACGGCGGTCGCCCAGGCCCGCCTGAAGGACGCCACCAGTCAGCTCATCGGCCGGTTCTGCCTGGCCGCCGAGGGCGCCACACGCGCCGCGTACGGCAGCGGCCGGCTCACCCGCTACGGCGCCGAACTCGTCGTACCCCGCGAGGCCCGTATGGAGTGTGCCGTGCTGAAGGCGGTCGCGGACCGGTATGTGATGCAGCGCGCCGAGCAGGAACGGCTGCGCGCGGACCAGCGGGTGATCGTGGCGGAGCTGGCCGAGGCGCTGACCGCTCGCGCGCCGGACGGCCTCGACCCGCAGTTTCGGGCACTGTTCTACGGGGCAGGCGACGACCACACGCGCAAGCGGGTGATCGTCGACCAGATCGCCTCCCTCACCGACGCCTCCGCTCGCTCGCTCCACGCGAGACTTACGGGGCATATGTGA